The Aureispira anguillae genome contains a region encoding:
- a CDS encoding T9SS type B sorting domain-containing protein → MMKFFIQCCLVLVVTFLWSTKTKGQATLTVDTIIHATCNASADGAILISVAGTPPFTYAWSNGATTQDLTGLFSGSFVVTVTDGLSGVTVSNVLTINAPPVINVITDTIINIECEGDMNGAVNLTVTGGVPGYTYIWDNGATTQDVTGLGAGAINLTVTDANGCTASSKSILLDSVPAITLDLDTLQNISCNGANDAYINTTAGGGVGNFTYLWNTGQTVDDISGLAAGLYTITATDSNGCTAISGPHTVTQPGVLTATLDSITHILCNGDSTGAVHISITGGTTPYTYAWSNGGTTEDLTGLNGGTYFVTVTDLNNCQVVSGPHVVNEPTAIVVDVDTIIHQQCANMPTGAVNLTVSGGVPAYTYLWDNGATTQDVSGLYAGANNVTVTDANGCTASAKSISLDSISPIVVALDSILEVTCNGANDGAVFIAVTGGTGGTYTYNWSNGATTQDITGLGGGAYSVTITDSNSCVMLSGPHIVNEPTALVVAFDSIHHVDCNGNANGAVFITTTGGTTNYTFNWSNGATTEDITGLNGGAYTVTVTDANGCIDSTGPHTVNEPVVLALSLDSIHHVDCNGNANGAVFITTTGGTTNYSFAWDNGATTEDITGLNGGTYTVTVTDANGCTITDTAYVVNEPAVLVSTLDSIVHVSCNGFGDGGVFITTTGGTANYTFNWSNGVTTENNTGLSGGAYTLTVTDANGCTTTSGPHTVNEPAGMTISLDSINHVTCNGAADGGVFVSVTGGAPAYSFAWDNGATTEDNTGLSGGTYTLTVTDANGCTISSGPHTVNEDALLVIGLDSINHVTCNGAADGAIGITVTGGVAGYSYLWSTGATTQDLTGLSGAAYTVTATDANGCTATDTAYVVNEPAVLVATLDSIQHVDCNGNANGAVFITTTGGTTNYTFNWSNGATTEDISGLAGGAYTVTVTDANGCVDSTGPHLVNEPTAINITLDSINHVTCNGAADGGVFVTVTGGTGAYSFAWDNGATTEDNTGLSGGTYALTVTDANGCTISSGLHTVNEDALLVIGLDSINHVTCNGAADGAIGITVTGGVAGYSYLWSTGATTQDLTGLSGAAYTVTATDANGCTATDTAYVVNEPAVLVATLDSIQHVDCNGGNDGAVFISIGGGTIPFSYNWDNGATTQDITGLIAGTYTVTVTDSNGCTVTSGAHLVNEPTAINITLDSINHVTCNGAADGGVFVTVTGGTGAYNFAWDNGATTEDNTGLSGGTYALTVTDANGCTISSGPHTVNEDALLVIGLDSINHVTCNGAADGAIGITVTGGVAGYSYLWSTGATTQDLTGLSGAAYTVTATDANGCTATDTAYVVNEPAVLVATLDSIQHVDCNGGNDGAVFISIGGGTIPFSYNWDNGATTQDITGLIAGTYTVTVTDSNGCTVTSGAHLVNEPTAINITLDSIHHVTCNGAADGGVFVTVTGGTGAYGFAWDNGATTEDNTGLSGGTYALTVTDANGCTATFGPSTITEPVVLAVVVDTFKNESCFGIVDGFISTSATGGTAPFSFSWSNGATVDDITGLIAGTYTVTITDSNSCTAIDSVTINDIPTITVTLNTIDSVSCNGLSDGAIDISTTMGAPGYTWNWSNGATTEDLSGLVANSYQVTVTDALGCTVTAGTYDVAEPNVLAITLDNIDSVSCNGAADGAVNITTTGGTLGYSFVWSGGQQTEDIANLSGSTNTVTVTDANGCTATSGPHVVNEAALLVITLDNIDSVSCNGASDGGVAISVTGGVPSYSYNWNNGGGSNQDLTNVGGNSYTVTVTDAAGCTVTSGPHVVDEPAPLSLTIVPTVPLEGCLGQAIGVLDATATGGVAAYTYAWSNAGTTASNTNLNAGVYSLTVTDANGCTITDIDSIQEPVRPTVAPFVGQAPITDTTINWGAVINIDAGNDQTANGVTYGWTETTSLGNVNFANAGLPATDVTPEPTTSGTYNLLVTATSADGCVDTGSVRITVNINDLIGMPTAFTPNGDNFNDYFRPTSLDKQFILEFKIYNRWGQIVFDGVDTDTQWDGTFNGVEQPTEVYIYVLRYQVPGQEERMLRGEMTLIR, encoded by the coding sequence ATGATGAAATTTTTCATTCAATGTTGCTTGGTCTTAGTGGTAACCTTTTTGTGGTCTACAAAAACTAAGGGGCAAGCTACACTTACAGTAGATACTATTATCCATGCTACCTGCAATGCTTCAGCCGATGGAGCCATTTTAATTAGTGTTGCAGGAACGCCACCTTTTACTTATGCTTGGAGCAATGGAGCTACAACCCAAGATTTAACAGGGCTCTTTTCTGGGTCTTTTGTGGTAACCGTAACAGACGGGCTCAGTGGGGTAACTGTGTCTAATGTTTTAACGATTAATGCCCCACCTGTTATTAATGTAATAACAGACACCATTATTAATATTGAGTGTGAAGGGGACATGAATGGAGCGGTTAATCTGACCGTTACAGGGGGAGTACCTGGTTATACTTATATTTGGGATAATGGAGCCACAACCCAAGATGTAACAGGGTTAGGAGCAGGAGCGATTAACTTAACGGTGACAGATGCTAATGGCTGTACAGCCTCTTCTAAATCTATTTTATTAGATTCTGTTCCCGCTATTACATTAGATTTGGATACCCTACAAAATATTAGTTGTAATGGAGCAAACGATGCTTATATCAACACGACAGCAGGGGGCGGTGTTGGAAACTTTACATATTTATGGAATACAGGACAAACAGTCGATGATATTTCTGGTTTAGCGGCAGGCTTGTATACCATCACAGCGACAGACTCTAATGGTTGTACGGCAATATCGGGACCGCATACGGTAACTCAACCTGGTGTATTAACCGCAACCTTAGATTCTATTACTCATATATTGTGCAATGGGGATAGTACAGGAGCGGTTCATATTTCTATAACAGGGGGAACCACCCCATATACCTATGCTTGGAGTAATGGGGGCACAACAGAAGATCTTACGGGATTGAATGGAGGTACCTATTTTGTAACGGTGACCGATCTCAACAATTGCCAAGTTGTATCAGGACCACATGTCGTGAATGAACCAACAGCTATTGTTGTAGATGTAGATACTATTATTCATCAACAATGTGCCAATATGCCTACGGGGGCAGTTAATTTGACGGTATCGGGAGGCGTACCTGCTTATACCTATCTCTGGGATAATGGGGCGACGACCCAAGATGTATCAGGCTTGTATGCAGGAGCCAACAATGTAACGGTAACGGATGCCAATGGCTGTACCGCTTCTGCTAAATCTATTTCATTAGATTCTATTAGCCCTATTGTTGTTGCTTTAGATTCTATCTTAGAGGTAACCTGTAATGGAGCAAATGATGGAGCCGTTTTTATTGCCGTAACAGGGGGCACTGGCGGAACTTATACTTATAATTGGTCGAATGGGGCAACTACACAAGATATTACAGGTCTTGGTGGAGGGGCTTATTCTGTTACGATTACAGATTCTAATAGCTGTGTCATGTTATCAGGACCACATATAGTGAATGAGCCAACTGCTTTAGTCGTTGCATTTGATTCTATACATCATGTTGACTGTAATGGGAATGCAAATGGAGCGGTGTTTATAACAACAACAGGAGGAACAACAAATTATACCTTTAATTGGTCGAATGGAGCAACAACAGAGGACATAACGGGGCTAAATGGTGGTGCTTATACCGTAACGGTAACGGATGCCAATGGTTGTATCGATAGCACTGGTCCACATACGGTCAATGAACCAGTTGTTTTAGCGTTAAGTCTTGACTCGATTCATCATGTGGATTGTAATGGCAATGCAAATGGAGCCGTATTTATAACAACAACAGGAGGGACGACTAATTATAGCTTTGCTTGGGATAATGGAGCGACAACAGAGGACATAACGGGGTTAAATGGTGGCACTTATACTGTAACGGTAACGGATGCCAATGGTTGTACGATTACCGATACCGCCTATGTGGTCAATGAGCCAGCAGTATTGGTCAGTACCTTAGATTCTATTGTGCATGTGAGTTGTAATGGTTTTGGAGATGGAGGAGTCTTTATAACAACAACAGGAGGAACAGCCAATTATACCTTTAATTGGTCCAATGGAGTGACAACGGAGAATAATACAGGGTTGAGTGGTGGCGCTTATACTTTAACGGTAACGGATGCCAATGGCTGTACGACAACTTCAGGACCACATACGGTCAATGAACCAGCAGGAATGACAATTTCTTTAGATAGCATCAACCATGTAACTTGTAATGGAGCAGCAGACGGAGGCGTTTTTGTTAGTGTAACAGGTGGTGCACCTGCTTATAGTTTTGCTTGGGATAATGGAGCGACAACAGAAGACAATACAGGATTGAGTGGGGGGACTTATACGTTGACAGTAACGGATGCCAATGGTTGTACTATTAGTTCAGGACCGCATACGGTAAATGAAGACGCTTTATTGGTGATTGGATTGGACAGCATCAATCATGTGACTTGTAATGGAGCTGCAGATGGAGCAATTGGAATTACGGTAACAGGAGGTGTTGCAGGATATAGCTATTTGTGGTCAACAGGAGCCACGACACAAGATCTAACAGGATTGAGTGGAGCAGCCTACACGGTGACGGCAACCGATGCGAATGGTTGTACAGCAACCGATACAGCTTATGTGGTGAATGAACCAGCCGTTTTAGTAGCAACCTTAGACTCTATACAGCATGTGGATTGTAATGGCAATGCGAATGGAGCGGTGTTTATAACAACAACAGGAGGAACAACCAATTATACCTTTAATTGGTCCAATGGAGCAACAACAGAAGATATTAGTGGTTTGGCTGGCGGTGCTTATACTGTAACAGTAACCGACGCAAATGGCTGTGTGGATAGCACAGGACCCCATCTTGTCAACGAGCCAACGGCAATAAACATTACATTAGATAGCATTAACCATGTGACTTGTAATGGTGCAGCAGATGGAGGCGTTTTTGTGACCGTTACAGGTGGGACAGGAGCCTATAGTTTTGCTTGGGATAATGGAGCGACAACAGAAGACAATACAGGATTGAGTGGTGGTACTTATGCGTTGACGGTAACGGATGCGAATGGTTGTACTATTAGTTCAGGACTTCATACGGTAAATGAAGACGCTTTATTGGTGATTGGATTGGACAGCATCAATCATGTGACTTGTAATGGAGCCGCAGATGGAGCAATTGGAATTACGGTAACAGGAGGTGTTGCAGGATATAGCTATTTGTGGTCAACAGGAGCCACGACACAAGATCTAACAGGATTGAGTGGAGCAGCCTACACGGTGACGGCAACCGATGCAAATGGTTGTACAGCAACCGATACAGCTTATGTGGTGAATGAACCAGCCGTTTTAGTAGCAACCTTAGACTCTATACAACATGTGGATTGTAATGGGGGCAATGATGGAGCTGTCTTTATTTCGATAGGAGGAGGAACGATTCCATTTAGCTATAATTGGGATAATGGAGCGACTACGCAGGATATAACGGGCTTAATAGCAGGTACGTATACGGTAACGGTAACGGATTCTAATGGTTGTACAGTGACTTCAGGTGCTCATCTTGTCAACGAGCCAACGGCAATAAACATTACATTAGATAGCATTAACCATGTGACTTGTAATGGTGCCGCAGATGGAGGCGTTTTTGTGACCGTTACAGGTGGGACAGGAGCCTATAATTTTGCTTGGGATAATGGAGCGACAACAGAAGACAATACAGGATTGAGCGGTGGTACTTATGCGTTGACGGTAACGGATGCGAATGGTTGTACCATTAGTTCGGGACCACATACGGTAAATGAAGATGCTTTATTGGTGATTGGATTGGACAGCATCAATCATGTGACTTGTAATGGCGCCGCAGATGGAGCAATTGGAATTACGGTAACAGGAGGTGTTGCAGGATATAGCTATTTGTGGTCAACAGGAGCCACGACGCAAGACCTAACAGGATTGAGTGGAGCAGCCTACACGGTGACGGCAACCGATGCAAATGGTTGTACAGCAACCGATACAGCTTATGTGGTGAATGAACCAGCCGTTTTAGTAGCAACCTTAGACTCTATACAACATGTGGATTGTAATGGGGGCAATGATGGAGCTGTCTTTATTTCGATAGGAGGAGGAACGATTCCATTTAGCTATAATTGGGATAATGGAGCGACTACGCAGGATATAACGGGCTTAATAGCAGGTACGTATACGGTAACGGTAACGGATTCTAATGGTTGTACAGTGACTTCAGGCGCTCATCTTGTCAACGAGCCAACGGCAATAAACATTACATTAGATAGTATTCACCATGTGACGTGTAATGGTGCCGCAGATGGAGGCGTTTTTGTGACCGTTACAGGTGGGACAGGAGCGTATGGTTTTGCTTGGGATAATGGAGCAACAACAGAAGACAATACAGGATTGAGTGGTGGTACTTATGCGTTGACGGTAACGGATGCGAATGGTTGTACAGCAACTTTTGGTCCTAGCACAATCACAGAACCAGTTGTATTAGCAGTTGTAGTTGACACCTTTAAAAATGAGAGCTGTTTTGGTATTGTAGATGGATTTATTAGTACTTCTGCTACAGGAGGAACGGCACCATTTAGCTTTAGTTGGAGTAATGGCGCAACGGTAGATGATATAACAGGTCTAATTGCTGGAACCTATACCGTAACCATTACAGATTCTAACAGTTGTACCGCTATTGATTCGGTAACAATTAATGATATTCCTACAATTACCGTGACATTAAATACCATAGATTCTGTTTCTTGTAATGGTTTAAGCGATGGAGCTATTGACATTAGTACAACAATGGGAGCGCCAGGGTATACTTGGAATTGGAGCAATGGAGCAACAACCGAAGATTTGAGTGGGCTTGTTGCGAACAGTTATCAGGTAACCGTAACCGATGCTTTAGGTTGTACGGTGACGGCAGGAACTTATGATGTTGCTGAACCCAATGTATTGGCCATTACATTAGATAATATTGACAGTGTAAGTTGTAATGGTGCCGCAGATGGAGCCGTTAACATAACAACTACAGGAGGTACTTTGGGCTATAGTTTTGTATGGTCAGGAGGGCAGCAAACAGAAGATATTGCCAACCTGAGTGGAAGTACAAATACGGTAACGGTAACGGATGCCAATGGTTGTACAGCTACTTCTGGACCGCATGTTGTTAATGAAGCAGCATTGCTTGTGATTACGTTGGATAATATAGATTCTGTGTCGTGTAATGGTGCCTCAGATGGAGGAGTTGCTATTTCTGTAACAGGAGGTGTACCTAGCTATTCTTATAACTGGAATAATGGAGGGGGAAGCAATCAAGACCTTACCAATGTAGGAGGAAATAGTTATACGGTAACGGTAACGGATGCCGCTGGATGTACAGTTACATCAGGACCACATGTAGTCGATGAGCCAGCACCTTTATCGTTGACAATTGTACCAACAGTACCCTTAGAAGGTTGTTTGGGACAAGCAATTGGTGTGCTAGATGCTACCGCAACGGGTGGTGTAGCAGCTTATACCTATGCTTGGTCAAATGCAGGAACTACTGCTTCTAATACCAACTTAAACGCAGGCGTTTATAGTTTGACGGTAACGGATGCCAATGGTTGTACGATAACAGACATAGATTCAATTCAAGAACCTGTTCGTCCAACAGTAGCTCCATTTGTAGGGCAAGCTCCTATTACTGATACGACGATCAATTGGGGAGCAGTTATTAATATCGATGCAGGAAACGATCAGACTGCTAATGGGGTTACTTATGGCTGGACAGAAACAACTAGTTTGGGCAATGTTAATTTTGCCAACGCTGGACTTCCTGCTACCGATGTAACTCCAGAGCCAACAACTTCTGGAACGTACAACTTATTGGTAACGGCAACTTCTGCGGATGGTTGTGTGGATACAGGATCTGTTCGAATAACTGTTAATATCAACGATTTGATAGGGATGCCTACGGCCTTTACGCCAAATGGAGATAATTTTAACGACTATTTCCGTCCAACTAGTTTAGACAAACAATTTATTTTAGAATTTAAGATTTATAACCGTTGGGGGCAGATTGTATTTGATGGCGTAGATACCGATACCCAATGGGATGGAACGTTTAATGGGGTAGAACAACCTACAGAGGTTTATATCTATGTTTTACGTTATCAGGTTCCTGGTCAGGAAGAACGAATGTTGAGAGGTGAAATGACCTTAATACGATAA
- a CDS encoding peroxiredoxin family protein: MDRLKGIFISSLVVFIVFGTFFSAYSLALAPYSWAWLGNLLSFGVGSIYFGGIYLITTPRTSKNMWATWLPLLLGTLLVIYATFDATSNYLPLALNLFMLAGWFLYTYWATDFSGRDKKLLQVGMPMPNITLTNLEGNEVSIDSFLGAPAILLFYRGNWCPFCMAQIKELAQEYQQIQAKGAALVFISPQSPKHTKYLAQKFDIPAVFLRDQDLKAATQLNLFHQNGTPTGMEVLGFQSDNVLPTLILLDAQGIIRFVDLTDNYRLRPEPSLYLDLLANLT, encoded by the coding sequence ATGGATCGACTGAAAGGGATTTTTATTAGTAGTTTGGTTGTTTTTATTGTTTTTGGTACGTTCTTTTCAGCCTATTCACTAGCGCTGGCTCCCTATTCTTGGGCTTGGTTAGGCAATCTGCTAAGTTTTGGTGTAGGAAGCATTTATTTTGGTGGAATCTATTTGATAACAACGCCTAGAACAAGCAAAAATATGTGGGCAACTTGGTTGCCGCTCCTACTAGGAACTCTCCTAGTTATTTATGCTACTTTTGATGCAACTAGCAACTACCTTCCTTTAGCCCTAAATCTATTCATGTTAGCAGGTTGGTTTTTATACACTTACTGGGCAACTGATTTTTCTGGTCGTGATAAAAAATTACTACAAGTAGGTATGCCAATGCCTAACATTACATTAACAAACCTTGAAGGCAACGAAGTTTCCATTGATTCTTTTTTGGGAGCTCCCGCCATTCTTCTATTTTATCGTGGCAATTGGTGCCCATTTTGTATGGCTCAGATCAAAGAATTAGCCCAAGAATACCAGCAAATCCAAGCGAAGGGAGCCGCCTTAGTTTTCATCAGCCCACAATCCCCTAAACACACTAAATACCTCGCTCAAAAATTTGACATTCCCGCTGTATTCTTAAGGGATCAAGACTTAAAAGCAGCAACACAACTTAACTTATTTCATCAGAATGGAACGCCTACAGGAATGGAAGTATTAGGCTTCCAATCGGACAATGTTTTACCAACACTGATTCTCCTAGACGCTCAAGGAATTATTCGCTTCGTAGATTTAACGGATAATTATAGATTAAGACCTGAGCCCAGTCTATATTTAGACCTATTAGCCAACCTTACGTAA
- a CDS encoding RNA polymerase sigma factor, whose protein sequence is MTEQELIERCKRNDRLAQKALYQRFSSKMFGVCRRYVKTTENTEEVLMLAFCKVFKKIDTFSGNGSFEGWVRRIMVNESLMFLRKNYRFSEHADISELPVRAVEVSVEDDLAAQDILKLLEQLPTGYRTIFNLYVIEGYKHREIAEQLGISINTSKSQLILAKKKLQQMIRKSEQLGSN, encoded by the coding sequence TTGACTGAGCAAGAACTCATAGAACGATGTAAGCGGAACGATAGACTTGCACAAAAAGCTTTATATCAGCGATTCTCTTCCAAAATGTTTGGGGTCTGTAGACGTTATGTTAAGACGACCGAAAATACAGAAGAGGTGCTCATGCTAGCTTTTTGCAAAGTATTCAAGAAAATAGATACCTTTTCTGGAAATGGAAGCTTTGAAGGCTGGGTTCGGCGAATAATGGTGAATGAGTCATTGATGTTTTTACGAAAAAACTATCGGTTTAGTGAACATGCCGATATTAGTGAATTGCCAGTTCGGGCGGTTGAGGTGAGCGTAGAAGATGATTTGGCAGCGCAAGATATTCTAAAATTATTGGAGCAGTTGCCGACAGGGTATAGAACTATATTTAATTTGTATGTAATAGAGGGCTATAAACACAGAGAGATTGCCGAGCAACTTGGAATTAGTATCAATACTTCTAAGTCACAGTTAATCTTGGCAAAGAAAAAATTGCAGCAAATGATTAGAAAATCGGAACAGTTGGGCAGCAATTAG
- a CDS encoding DUF6265 family protein — translation MSRDDYISKLFIKNQHKLEQAPSDDLWSKLELQLEQELPVTTQAAPPKIFRLSRYFAAASVLVAVVGSIYLFKMVENATQNQHQLTEPLAISTEPPVSDAEPYEDYDILPTEAVEDKEKEEIRVQEEKIVEAVNEKVQQTQNSTLSHRSAPSKIELGDIEIVGEKEAEDIILIEPEVTPKAATMMSSDKIHGAASGVNANADLYLNSLPIAEEAEQNLNYNRSYVPQIANTIDNNPAVEQVLNQSKVKKKPKATSKKTRARGKRREIVNKNKANKKIKSPMAAAHPSLYPFGFLLGKWGDEHELEGKSYEVWTLKNATTLVGRGYKLSNDAERIFEEVMRIEFRNNQTFLVMSLDEDKSTVDYMLVSFDNERFEFEQSESRNYPNRVIIQQSGLDGYTVVILNNYDFLTADQQRYLENRNRVSNKQSIRTMRYAD, via the coding sequence ATGAGCAGAGATGATTACATTTCTAAACTGTTTATAAAAAACCAGCATAAGCTAGAGCAAGCACCTTCTGATGACTTATGGTCAAAATTAGAATTGCAGTTGGAGCAGGAATTACCTGTAACAACGCAAGCTGCTCCGCCTAAAATTTTTAGGCTTTCTAGGTATTTTGCTGCTGCTTCTGTATTGGTTGCTGTTGTAGGCTCAATCTATCTATTTAAAATGGTAGAAAATGCTACTCAAAATCAACACCAACTCACAGAACCACTTGCTATCTCTACAGAACCTCCTGTAAGTGATGCAGAGCCTTATGAGGATTATGACATTTTACCAACGGAGGCCGTAGAGGATAAGGAAAAAGAAGAAATTCGTGTGCAAGAAGAAAAAATCGTGGAAGCAGTTAACGAAAAAGTGCAGCAAACTCAAAATTCTACCCTTAGTCATCGCTCTGCTCCATCCAAAATAGAATTGGGCGATATTGAAATCGTTGGAGAAAAAGAGGCCGAAGATATTATTTTGATAGAACCAGAGGTAACACCTAAAGCAGCGACTATGATGAGTAGTGATAAGATTCATGGTGCTGCTTCGGGAGTAAATGCCAACGCAGATTTGTATTTAAATAGTTTGCCAATAGCTGAAGAAGCAGAGCAAAATTTAAATTACAATAGAAGTTATGTACCTCAAATAGCCAATACCATTGATAATAATCCAGCAGTAGAGCAGGTGCTAAATCAATCTAAAGTAAAAAAGAAACCCAAGGCTACTTCTAAAAAAACTAGGGCTAGAGGTAAACGGCGTGAAATTGTAAACAAAAACAAAGCAAATAAGAAAATTAAATCGCCAATGGCTGCTGCTCATCCTAGTTTGTACCCCTTTGGTTTTCTGTTGGGAAAATGGGGCGATGAGCATGAGCTAGAAGGAAAATCTTATGAGGTTTGGACCTTAAAGAATGCAACTACTTTGGTGGGCAGAGGATATAAATTATCTAATGATGCAGAGCGTATTTTTGAAGAGGTTATGCGCATTGAATTTCGCAACAATCAAACCTTTTTGGTGATGAGCTTAGATGAGGATAAGAGCACGGTTGATTACATGTTGGTTAGTTTTGATAACGAACGCTTTGAATTTGAACAAAGTGAATCTAGAAACTATCCGAATCGGGTGATTATCCAGCAGAGTGGTTTGGATGGCTATACCGTTGTTATTCTCAATAATTACGATTTTTTGACTGCCGACCAACAGCGTTATTTGGAAAATAGAAATCGAGTTTCGAATAAACAATCGATTCGTACGATGCGTTATGCAGACTAG
- a CDS encoding sigma-70 family RNA polymerase sigma factor yields MRFEQIWEQYHQLLLNFIKTKVNSDALAEDLLQEVAIKLHRSLNRETTIKNYKTWLFQVSRNSIADYYRKHKKATELPAMNTIEEEASACICDLSGFVIQHYLPKEYAEPLYLSDIEQKPQKEIAQFLNLSLTATKSRIQRGRKKLKSLVEDCITIFYNDRGEITDYHLKKNCELPPELLLEIKKINLVL; encoded by the coding sequence ATGAGATTTGAGCAAATTTGGGAACAGTACCATCAATTATTACTTAATTTTATAAAAACTAAGGTCAATAGTGATGCGCTAGCAGAAGACCTTTTGCAGGAAGTTGCCATCAAGCTGCATCGTAGTTTAAATCGAGAAACAACCATAAAAAATTACAAAACTTGGCTTTTTCAAGTAAGCAGAAATTCTATTGCTGATTATTATAGAAAGCACAAAAAAGCAACCGAACTTCCTGCTATGAATACGATAGAGGAAGAAGCAAGTGCCTGTATTTGTGATTTGTCAGGTTTTGTAATTCAACATTACTTGCCTAAAGAATATGCAGAACCACTTTATTTAAGTGATATTGAACAAAAACCTCAAAAAGAAATTGCTCAATTTTTAAATTTAAGCCTAACCGCTACAAAATCAAGAATTCAGAGAGGGCGAAAAAAATTAAAAAGCTTAGTAGAAGATTGTATAACAATTTTCTATAATGATCGAGGGGAGATCACAGATTATCATCTGAAAAAGAATTGTGAATTGCCACCCGAATTATTGCTGGAAATAAAAAAAATAAATTTAGTCCTCTAA
- a CDS encoding sterol desaturase family protein gives MKQSNTLPFVVVPCLLILLSIIAYCSILNRWNFERSAYLIFVFTTIYILLFERIIPLKQTWRAKKQDLGIDFKHLLFSAILFDALGKAMALSLVLYLQPFLSITEHLWDGLPFLFTFVIANLIGEFLPYWYHRVSHVGNADSWLSSFLWKIHAIHHLPKLLNWFKTSWIHPINILLNTFLKMFPLLILGFSQEIIFLVGVLHVVVAYLSHANIQTKTGFLDYLIVTPQIHHFHHSKDLEEAQNFGNILPFWDLIFGTYYNRKGAVEEVGVVESDLEYPQQESYLPQLTFPFKEKDR, from the coding sequence ATGAAACAATCTAATACCTTACCATTTGTAGTCGTTCCATGCTTATTAATCCTATTGTCAATAATCGCTTATTGCTCGATACTCAATCGTTGGAATTTTGAACGGTCGGCTTATTTAATATTTGTTTTCACAACAATTTATATCTTATTGTTTGAACGAATTATACCATTAAAACAAACTTGGAGAGCGAAAAAGCAAGATTTAGGAATCGATTTTAAACACCTCCTATTTTCTGCGATCTTATTTGATGCTTTGGGCAAAGCCATGGCTTTATCCCTAGTTCTGTATTTACAACCTTTTTTGAGTATAACAGAACACCTATGGGATGGATTACCTTTTCTATTTACCTTTGTGATCGCCAATTTAATTGGAGAATTTTTGCCTTATTGGTATCATAGAGTTAGCCATGTTGGGAATGCCGATTCGTGGCTAAGTTCATTTTTATGGAAGATACATGCCATCCACCATTTGCCCAAGCTCTTAAATTGGTTCAAGACCAGTTGGATTCATCCCATTAATATTCTTTTGAATACCTTCCTTAAAATGTTTCCGCTTTTAATCTTGGGATTTAGCCAAGAAATTATCTTTTTAGTAGGAGTCCTTCATGTGGTTGTGGCTTATCTTTCTCATGCCAATATACAAACCAAGACGGGCTTTTTAGATTATTTGATTGTTACCCCTCAAATCCATCATTTTCACCACAGCAAGGATTTAGAAGAAGCTCAAAATTTTGGAAATATACTGCCCTTTTGGGATTTAATCTTTGGAACGTATTACAACCGAAAAGGAGCCGTGGAAGAAGTTGGAGTGGTAGAAAGTGATTTAGAATATCCTCAACAGGAAAGTTACTTACCACAATTGACCTTTCCTTTTAAAGAAAAAGATAGATAA
- a CDS encoding Crp/Fnr family transcriptional regulator, with amino-acid sequence MNDEIIDYLSEHILLTEEEKNIIRNAITIKNFPKGALLLKEQQTLHASYFVVKGCIRRYYLVDGEEKTTHFYTEGQSILTHSQQQQAVPSTYYLACVEPSSLAVCTGEKEAMLFEGNPRLESLSRLLTEQDLIHNEETFATFVRSSPTERYINLLKNRPELLDRVPQYQLASYLGVKPETLSRIKKRIAQRGIK; translated from the coding sequence GTGAACGATGAAATAATAGACTATTTGTCAGAACATATACTACTTACCGAAGAAGAAAAGAATATCATTCGAAATGCTATAACCATTAAAAATTTTCCTAAAGGAGCTCTTTTATTAAAAGAACAGCAAACACTGCACGCTTCATATTTTGTAGTTAAAGGATGTATTAGGCGATATTATCTTGTTGATGGAGAAGAAAAAACTACCCATTTTTATACAGAAGGGCAGTCTATTCTTACTCATTCTCAACAACAACAGGCTGTCCCGTCTACGTATTATCTGGCTTGTGTAGAACCTTCTAGCCTTGCTGTTTGTACAGGAGAAAAAGAAGCGATGCTTTTTGAAGGAAATCCAAGGTTAGAATCATTAAGCCGATTGTTGACAGAGCAGGATTTGATCCATAACGAAGAAACTTTTGCTACTTTTGTTCGTTCTTCTCCCACAGAGCGATATATCAATTTACTTAAAAATAGACCAGAACTGTTGGACCGAGTACCTCAGTATCAATTGGCTAGTTATCTTGGGGTAAAACCAGAGACTTTGAGCCGAATAAAAAAACGAATAGCGCAAAGAGGGATTAAGTAG